A window of the Haloquadratum walsbyi C23 genome harbors these coding sequences:
- a CDS encoding ISH3 family transposase yields MGDVNLPKLKRILTDPDEFISNSQLKSLSMELLELIPMEGIEGSGLDSDQIMEVVLRAAVDQTSVNGVTTSTEDTPNRETVMDWLHTLEKETMLDAVNDILALVAMTVLDRDGSRTICIDFMNNPFHGCPDDEDEFRRMSARDGTTKCHRYCTAFVLAQGKPLTLAVEPVDGKDSKADTVERVLARVETYPFEIDQIFMDRDAFCGELIGVLREPVFPVRTGKETLEEKLTTGSSYMTEEIICEGKEHEQTYPLAVNVTYQNGDRGKSGLKQTGYAAYGLEDRTPRQVAQVYNHRAQIEKSYETFRKARALTTTPSTTIRLFYVGVGFLLEQLWVVLQWAVLARPRRGGRALPTDFTFNNAFLHGVEEVLDDELGWKDEHQTNGQGLPAGHEHGLG; encoded by the coding sequence GTGGGTGACGTGAACCTACCAAAGCTCAAACGAATCCTCACCGATCCGGACGAGTTCATTTCGAACAGCCAGCTGAAATCTCTTAGCATGGAGTTGCTTGAGTTGATACCCATGGAAGGAATCGAGGGCTCCGGCCTCGATTCCGACCAGATCATGGAAGTCGTTTTACGAGCTGCTGTTGACCAGACATCGGTCAACGGTGTCACAACCAGCACTGAGGACACACCAAACCGGGAGACAGTGATGGATTGGCTCCACACGCTGGAAAAAGAGACAATGCTTGATGCTGTCAACGACATTCTCGCGCTGGTAGCTATGACGGTTCTCGACCGCGACGGGTCGAGAACCATCTGCATCGACTTCATGAACAACCCATTCCACGGCTGTCCAGACGATGAAGACGAATTCCGGCGGATGAGTGCCCGCGACGGCACTACAAAGTGTCACCGCTACTGTACAGCGTTTGTTCTTGCACAGGGGAAGCCGCTGACGCTGGCGGTTGAACCGGTTGATGGCAAAGATAGCAAGGCCGACACGGTCGAGCGCGTGCTCGCCCGCGTCGAGACTTATCCGTTCGAGATCGATCAAATTTTCATGGACAGAGACGCCTTCTGTGGCGAGTTAATCGGCGTTCTCCGTGAGCCGGTCTTTCCGGTGAGAACCGGGAAAGAAACCCTCGAAGAGAAGCTCACAACGGGTTCCTCGTACATGACTGAGGAGATAATCTGCGAAGGGAAAGAGCACGAACAAACGTATCCACTGGCGGTCAACGTCACGTATCAAAACGGAGATCGCGGGAAGTCAGGGCTCAAACAGACAGGATACGCGGCGTACGGTCTGGAAGACCGAACGCCGCGGCAAGTGGCGCAGGTCTACAACCACCGGGCACAGATTGAGAAGAGCTACGAGACATTCCGGAAAGCGCGTGCTCTGACAACAACACCATCGACGACGATTCGGCTGTTCTACGTGGGCGTTGGGTTCCTGCTGGAGCAGTTGTGGGTTGTGTTGCAGTGGGCAGTGCTCGCCCGACCACGGCGTGGCGGGCGAGCACTTCCGACCGATTTCACGTTCAACAACGCGTTTCTCCATGGGGTCGAAGAGGTGCTGGACGATGAGCTCGGCTGGAAAGATGAACACCAGACGAACGGCCAGGGACTACCAGCAGGGCACGAACACGGACTCGGGTAA
- a CDS encoding DUF7350 domain-containing protein, translating to MDCDSGYKHRLYCQRLLRADIIITVESPPQVARHGGDETAFIQMTRFLLKTVRLFEQRLSSNRHSFDLKRLCACSDSYSNDDTHSPSSCFESQTTILLGIDS from the coding sequence ATTGACTGTGATTCCGGATATAAACATCGGTTATATTGCCAACGACTGCTAAGGGCAGATATCATCATAACTGTCGAATCGCCACCACAAGTCGCCCGTCATGGTGGGGACGAAACAGCATTCATTCAGATGACACGGTTTCTATTAAAGACTGTGCGGCTATTTGAGCAACGTTTATCTTCGAATCGACACTCATTTGATTTGAAACGTCTGTGTGCATGTTCCGATTCATATTCGAATGACGACACTCACAGCCCCAGCAGTTGTTTCGAGAGTCAAACCACAATCCTGCTTGGTATCGACTCATAA
- a CDS encoding DUF7405 family protein — protein MDLSDTDLPRRQILKTAVALGGSSALSACLDLGGSEPVPTGNLNAKPSRQHAWREYVRQDEHGNSQLPKHQILLYINFDADAQPSSDTRLTLERALTTLDRAYEWSHKGLLHSIAYSPSYFERFDQPLPENIDLPQPRALSPFESPTFDTQDAVIHLASDRANVVLEAEQTLQGKQDQANGVSVDGQLTDVATVDSRRTGFIGAGLPAQHQDAAGIPDSNPVPEASPLFMGFEVGFRGNQATEDYVTIQDGPFAGATTKVIANIRQRLEDWYDEQSSKDRIMEMFSPSHAENELVEGTGSNLGSDSGIDQFVDDIEADAREYSRVGHAQKAARANRDEAGNVKLLRRHFESTDDIESDQKVASLHFPSLQHQITDFEDVRQAMNGTDLTEATPAIRQRVNNGILEYIFVRRRGNFLVPPRRHRAAPTPKPES, from the coding sequence ATGGATCTCTCTGATACCGACCTCCCACGGCGACAGATTCTCAAGACAGCGGTGGCACTTGGGGGTTCGAGTGCTTTAAGCGCCTGTTTAGACCTCGGTGGCTCCGAACCGGTTCCAACCGGCAATCTGAACGCGAAACCCTCACGCCAACACGCTTGGCGTGAGTACGTCCGCCAAGACGAGCACGGGAACTCACAGCTCCCGAAACATCAGATACTCCTCTATATTAATTTTGACGCGGATGCTCAACCGTCAAGTGATACTCGGTTGACGCTTGAACGAGCATTGACGACTCTGGATCGGGCGTATGAATGGAGTCATAAGGGATTGCTTCACTCGATTGCGTACTCGCCATCGTACTTCGAGCGGTTTGATCAGCCTCTTCCTGAGAATATAGATCTTCCTCAGCCACGGGCGCTCTCACCGTTTGAATCACCGACGTTCGATACACAGGACGCGGTTATCCACCTCGCAAGCGATCGCGCCAACGTAGTGCTTGAAGCCGAACAAACCCTTCAAGGCAAACAAGATCAAGCGAATGGCGTGTCCGTTGACGGTCAACTCACTGACGTCGCAACGGTCGATTCACGACGGACCGGATTCATCGGCGCTGGACTCCCAGCGCAACACCAAGATGCGGCTGGCATTCCTGACTCAAATCCTGTTCCGGAGGCATCGCCGCTGTTTATGGGCTTCGAGGTGGGATTCCGCGGAAACCAGGCTACCGAGGACTACGTCACTATCCAGGATGGACCGTTTGCGGGTGCAACAACGAAGGTAATCGCCAATATTCGTCAGCGTCTCGAGGACTGGTACGATGAGCAATCATCCAAGGACCGCATAATGGAAATGTTTAGTCCTAGTCACGCCGAGAACGAACTCGTTGAGGGGACCGGTTCGAATCTGGGCTCTGATAGTGGTATTGATCAGTTCGTTGATGACATCGAAGCGGATGCAAGAGAGTATAGTCGCGTTGGTCACGCACAAAAGGCTGCTCGTGCGAATCGAGACGAAGCTGGAAACGTGAAACTCCTTCGTCGCCATTTTGAATCAACGGATGATATTGAGTCGGACCAGAAGGTAGCAAGCCTTCACTTTCCATCCCTGCAGCATCAAATTACGGATTTCGAGGATGTACGCCAGGCGATGAACGGGACTGATTTGACTGAAGCTACACCAGCAATCCGTCAACGTGTTAACAACGGTATTCTTGAGTATATTTTCGTCCGCCGTCGCGGGAACTTCCTTGTCCCCCCTCGTCGACACCGGGCAGCTCCGACGCCGAAACCCGAGTCATAA
- a CDS encoding Lrp/AsnC family transcriptional regulator yields the protein MEANKIDDTDRAILHALQMDARNMSSSDIAERTGTADSTVRKRIQRLESAGIIKGYSAEVNYQQSGYPLRMLLFCTAAIPERGELVSDVLAIDGVVSVQELVTGEQNLLVTAVGETDDDITPVAQDLLDCGLTVADEVLVRSHETTPFGGFDKNVNES from the coding sequence ATGGAAGCAAACAAAATCGATGACACCGACCGCGCGATTTTGCATGCCCTTCAGATGGACGCGAGAAACATGTCTTCAAGTGATATCGCAGAGCGAACTGGGACCGCAGATAGCACGGTTCGAAAACGGATTCAACGACTTGAGTCTGCAGGAATCATCAAAGGGTATAGTGCAGAGGTTAATTATCAGCAATCTGGATATCCACTTCGGATGCTCTTATTCTGCACCGCAGCAATTCCTGAGCGTGGCGAGCTCGTTTCTGATGTCTTAGCAATTGATGGTGTTGTATCGGTCCAAGAGTTGGTCACCGGTGAGCAAAATCTACTTGTGACAGCCGTTGGTGAAACTGATGATGACATCACGCCTGTTGCACAGGATCTGCTTGATTGTGGATTAACAGTCGCTGACGAGGTTCTCGTCCGAAGTCATGAAACGACACCATTCGGTGGATTTGATAAGAATGTCAATGAATCATAA
- a CDS encoding amidohydrolase family protein: protein MERFEGTILRGETLEPVRGRVLIDNGEIMAVEEEPNSSTDIILPAFVNAHTHLGDSVATEAAVGLSLTDAVAPPDSLKHRRLSAVDRETLIESIYRTLGFMQSTGTGTCLDFRESGLSGATALRSAASKRDLTAFIFGSGEDDVLDVADGYGASGATDDDFSAQRTAAQMADMPFGIHAGEPDASDIHAALALDPDLLIHMVHAEAEHLTEVADNSIPVVVCPRANHVLDVGRPPIRELLDHTTVALGTDNVMLNSPSMFREMAYTAKHFDVTAREVLQMATIAGAEAVGLNCGVIDVGRRAALLIIDGDSNNLSRAVDPIRAVVRRAGPLDVTRVVL, encoded by the coding sequence ATGGAGCGGTTCGAAGGAACAATTCTCAGAGGTGAAACACTTGAACCAGTACGTGGGCGGGTTTTAATTGATAATGGAGAGATTATGGCGGTTGAGGAGGAGCCAAACTCATCAACGGATATCATTCTTCCTGCATTTGTCAACGCACACACCCACCTTGGTGACTCAGTAGCGACTGAGGCTGCTGTTGGACTCTCATTGACAGATGCCGTCGCACCACCAGATAGTCTCAAACACCGTCGACTTTCAGCCGTTGATCGAGAGACGCTTATTGAAAGTATATATCGCACGCTAGGATTTATGCAATCGACAGGGACAGGTACCTGTCTTGATTTTCGAGAATCAGGTCTTTCTGGGGCAACTGCACTCCGTTCGGCTGCATCAAAACGGGACCTAACAGCGTTTATTTTTGGTAGTGGTGAGGACGATGTGCTGGATGTTGCCGATGGATATGGTGCAAGCGGTGCGACGGACGATGATTTCAGTGCTCAACGGACTGCTGCTCAAATGGCTGATATGCCCTTTGGAATCCATGCAGGTGAACCGGATGCAAGCGACATTCATGCCGCCCTTGCGCTGGATCCAGACCTCTTGATACATATGGTTCATGCTGAAGCTGAGCATCTTACCGAAGTAGCAGACAACTCGATTCCAGTAGTTGTCTGTCCACGGGCAAATCATGTACTTGATGTTGGTCGACCGCCAATTCGTGAACTTCTTGATCACACGACCGTCGCTTTGGGAACCGATAATGTTATGCTCAATTCCCCATCGATGTTCCGAGAAATGGCATACACTGCGAAACACTTTGATGTGACAGCACGCGAAGTGCTTCAGATGGCTACAATCGCCGGTGCCGAGGCTGTTGGACTGAATTGCGGGGTAATTGATGTCGGTCGTCGGGCTGCATTACTCATTATTGATGGTGATTCGAATAATCTTTCACGTGCCGTTGATCCAATCCGTGCCGTTGTCCGACGGGCGGGACCACTTGATGTTACGCGTGTTGTTTTGTGA
- a CDS encoding proton-conducting transporter transmembrane domain-containing protein: MTVDNQSQTVESNSESKLSLSGDANTTDQDTFIRSRTWIPVRFTQTMWTLWILSVCALIVWTWRGGTFGVSSDIDIAWIPTQLFSIDGLTLTIWVAATFFSGIIHSYARRYLAGEQHQNRFFLSAFGFTVAVIILIVANHIVIFTLSWMIMGLLMTALIGHNRGWSQAQMAASFARRYFLISGTLIAVAGGVLWWTADVVTIDAAVGADVISGLSSLTIASVTIILVLAAMIQSALIPFHTWMLSSMTAPTPASALMHAGFVNAGGILLVRFGPIIEADTRLLIFIMLIGALSALGGKFLKTVQSDVKRKLGCSTIGQMGFMIMQVGLGFFAAAIAHLILHGCYKAYQFLSVGDTVKHVTPETVHEKTENESELTISRIIITAIIAIIGGGVFTFITGKGATLDSGLLLSGLIVITTLHATQRILQHTTIAKHLRYGAIMIVFIPAIGVYGLLYAGIASIMEIGGVTPAVPTELTIAHGIVAGGFLISYVVIETEIYRRSHRLYVLLMNISQPPGETLLTTTEEYDDH; this comes from the coding sequence ATGACGGTTGATAATCAGTCGCAGACGGTTGAATCAAATTCAGAATCAAAACTATCGCTAAGCGGTGACGCCAACACAACTGATCAGGACACATTCATACGTTCGCGTACATGGATTCCAGTTCGTTTCACGCAGACAATGTGGACATTATGGATTCTAAGTGTTTGTGCCCTCATTGTTTGGACGTGGCGCGGGGGCACATTTGGTGTGTCTTCAGATATCGATATCGCATGGATACCGACACAACTATTCAGTATTGATGGTCTCACGCTCACAATTTGGGTTGCAGCGACATTTTTCAGCGGTATCATTCATAGTTATGCCCGACGCTATCTCGCAGGTGAACAACATCAAAATCGCTTTTTTTTATCCGCATTCGGGTTCACGGTGGCAGTGATTATTCTCATCGTTGCTAATCATATTGTGATATTTACACTCTCATGGATGATAATGGGACTATTGATGACAGCGCTGATCGGTCATAATCGTGGATGGTCACAAGCACAAATGGCTGCATCATTTGCACGACGGTATTTTCTCATCAGCGGCACGCTCATTGCTGTTGCTGGCGGTGTCCTTTGGTGGACGGCTGACGTCGTCACAATCGATGCTGCGGTTGGCGCAGATGTTATATCCGGGCTCAGCTCACTCACAATCGCTAGTGTCACGATTATATTAGTTCTCGCAGCGATGATTCAGTCAGCATTGATTCCATTTCATACATGGATGCTATCATCAATGACTGCACCGACACCAGCCTCTGCACTCATGCATGCTGGATTTGTGAATGCAGGTGGGATTCTTCTTGTTCGATTCGGACCGATTATCGAAGCAGACACTCGCCTACTGATTTTTATTATGCTCATTGGAGCACTGAGTGCACTTGGAGGAAAATTCCTCAAGACGGTGCAGTCGGATGTCAAACGGAAACTTGGATGTTCGACCATCGGGCAGATGGGATTTATGATCATGCAAGTCGGACTTGGATTCTTCGCTGCAGCAATTGCACATCTAATCCTGCATGGCTGTTATAAGGCATATCAGTTCCTCTCAGTCGGCGACACGGTCAAACACGTAACTCCAGAGACAGTACATGAAAAAACCGAAAACGAGAGTGAACTCACAATTTCGAGGATTATCATAACAGCGATCATAGCAATCATTGGGGGCGGTGTATTCACGTTCATTACTGGTAAAGGAGCAACGCTGGACAGTGGTCTGCTTCTGAGTGGACTTATCGTAATTACGACATTGCACGCCACACAGCGTATATTGCAGCATACTACAATCGCCAAACACCTCCGATATGGTGCGATCATGATTGTTTTTATTCCTGCAATCGGTGTGTATGGGCTCTTGTATGCCGGTATTGCATCAATAATGGAAATAGGAGGTGTTACTCCAGCAGTCCCAACAGAATTGACGATTGCACATGGTATTGTCGCAGGAGGATTTCTTATATCATATGTAGTGATTGAGACAGAAATATATCGGCGTAGTCATCGACTGTATGTGCTGTTGATGAACATCTCACAACCGCCAGGAGAGACATTACTCACTACAACGGAGGAGTATGATGACCACTGA